One window of the Pieris brassicae chromosome 4, ilPieBrab1.1, whole genome shotgun sequence genome contains the following:
- the LOC123709028 gene encoding adenomatous polyposis coli protein-like isoform X1, with protein MNRDYYRVMYNRNSNRPTRDILDNETEFNANQFKLYDDFTTDLRINFNSIRNFHEVMRNERRRADLNDSGVDLENGNPLDDVTANDRDLLENEVMVDPWSSMDSSNSPLTDSGPSASEDCTPSTSSETRNPRSVSSPESPDTRRKRESKDTQNTYQAKQKQIADKARARDFTLDLETLPDAIPRRSNFLDDEFQLHSNTNLECRIPKPHFLDHSPSPDELDERSDITNPNFLEDDDVDDNQVHKKGALPKRQTKPQSSTQEDRPHRTSYRSALHYGLENAARSSERHKRASQLYTGTWPGERDVWTGHDTSSVRSFSSNGSSDCPRPSSNLENKMECVCSLISLLSLSPENNADLSGPLLDMSRSVESCIAMRQAGCIPLLVQLIHSKVARETRDRAAKALRNIIHTQTDDKAGRREARVWRLLEQVREYCYSLEDIVENRKEGKEALDDDTTKHPSQSVAALMKLSFDEEHRHVVCQLGGLQALAALVSGDQAAHGSRTDDGTCLTMRKYAGMTLTNLTFGDGNNKSLLCSFKDFMMALVEQLESPNDDMRQVTAAVLRNLSWRADANSKQVLREVGAVKGLTKAAMTCQKEATLKSVLSALWNLTAHCSMNKVALCSVDGALGFLVDMLSYNSPTKTLAIVENAGGIMRNVSSHIAVREDYRQILRERNCLSVLLQHLKSPSLTVVSNSCGTLWNLSARCPQDQQFLWDRGAVPMLRSLIHSKHKMIAMGSSAALKNLLNSKPGKTHIISLDTTARNMNLPALPTLGARKQKALEQELDQNLAETCDNIEPATSPSTSNREEKSLFVATERQIAMNLERHRMTSSSPLMGTLGSQISLSHSANLAGYLSCSNTSPKGALTSRSATGGSSDDVDRSGSKDSVTSTHSDSVFEKVLRTGKVPVPTPRNKDLMKTDGAEGPKSSGTSSKNAALLGYASQPPVPPPRSSTDSRTNYTESGYDVDQDSCDQPIDFSRKYSETKIVESEPVGKAKIPNKKYPKKGSGTFGDYQETDLDQPTDYSLRYAELQSETGSDTSEPPGPSIDEDTIKHFATEGTPYETPIIFSTATSMSDLRVIGKDGKPKTSNAKENPEVMTHSDEKDTCSIEDPPRHDNDVAVSTPQTCEPVPDKREMFDTKFSSGTISPERPVNYCDEGTPGYFSRVSSLSSIGEPTEEDCLAKRNAQATINVDPGLRDRSTGSSGKDKEASKAVTFASEPVEMQDASGTTSARTSSPQRFIEETPLMFSRSSSLGSVPECEHQDDQGSVISEVSRLTSGCISPSEIPDSPGQSVPLSPRSRHRVRDPPTEPPTPPPPDCGAGSVFEERVSRFVVENTPAHFSRNTSLSSLTINDEPKSSPLADTTNPDADTSAENIEHGVDDDGDPDLLPDLGGFNKRTKGNQTPGDTCKVYFTEDTPAVLSKAGSNSNLSVLSVESSAAGLRPADTSDSSNLSDAGDLLEECIRKGIAQVVKNKGPSSDASPVRAHRVRDDVYVSHPLQRSLPSYLRSSTETVLASHEPTLAGSVRDGASPSGPPPLPPKTSPRAPPRPPAARSALRFDDLPGDEGGGRPPVATALAGNDSLSSLSLDSFGSTDREIFEETVQAGLSSVDRDARYVDDSLGAKARSGVDGQPRHHKSLDRSDKITRLELRLRDPDSDRRSRSDGAKGAGRRPAAPPAGIDRGRDRSDSPSSLSNDSFGSTDKEVFERCVRMGMAEPAERRGRSDDRLEARESRRRRKDETRGALDRMVGEEYSRDRAVLEEAIARGAGERRRPRGPDEEPKPKNVPAPPALLAAAGARADLARETGSDPTDFDVRSHSIIFFGPSEPPAPLESEFDRSNECLAPESADAAVESEKGELDRSNESYADALESSWSDDCHRPGDAGTPTRRSGRPDDVSKHDTWNENTCPDDVTFPTVSGSVHLVSSVGSDPGDPASALPDLLEKSDARRIFLRPDLTDKLGEDRPLLDDVPEPSYASLVEDGEQKFDSLMAAAIEQEAARLAAQLKLSLENGATSSTSASIDLDRVNPPSNLGSLLSLSASGQWEDASAHAPKRSHKTRKKSLPVASMVKRALSNSHHLGSSEHLDAPHVTILDNVKPPSEMENVDMEGSMISVSSIVSEAADPRDRPPILFDFGQPVRDFPLSAMTGAFHDLDGVNPPSLFDEMAESTLELEQTTAQLVLEDCESTLNVVTDIPSGSDDCTPLPSDIGSVESTPKRPRDPAHLTPKERRKISNDRYQTYTIKDSVSQNEFTPETEEPEEYLTWTKSESDRSEDYATADRESPSRRRTSARQRRLEDRARYQTQTVDVRAAFAPEAPAVVRPKGVDPEIESLKRRLAAKKTVKQRRTEDAERYRTRTLSEDVPPSPTFVAEDANFENVETTTGYDSLSSNEPNHQQILDERRGDDVFRDVDSGHNEDDFDVNSAHLETYTESFGNYLPVVGSPASVDLCAVNNLKNIEMTASYRRAFRSDTNQNLSTGDFASLEGDANSEGRARSEPDTELNSNPPKPKIVKPEFRRDRSLDSNDSGDGERESPKPVRGRKKAAYVSPYRRSAPAPKKAATPQLKSVPKASTTPKSNSISKPIKTPPKVPSATSSPKKSVPSKTSLIKTAQKASATPSAGKSAPLVRQGTFTKEESSIPPKNLPIPEAKPGPGAGSATSPNKPSANTSPSRLPRFGRPRAQTSRATPQPKQTKTSARRNETALKNSPSSQSLQSNDSGKTVVLARGSRQGSASSVNSMASPRRKDVDSKVANLWRRAERTRKLPARSDRKVWIESDETEAPKLIRSSTFEGRPERAVSAATKQKTAIGIRVSQIPSPRPGLTPAAKAVGALGRPALAKGPRKPSGRVTS; from the exons ATGAACCGCGATTACTACAGAGTGATGTACAATAGAAACTCGAACCGTCCCACACGTGATATTCTCGACAATGAGACTGAGTTCAATGCGAACCAATTCAAACTTTACGATGACTTCACAACAGACCTCCGCATTAACTTTAACTCGATTAGAAACTTCCACGAAGTTATGCGAAACGAGAGACGAAGAGCCGATCTAAACGACTCCGGCGTCGATCTCGAGAACGGAAATCCACTGGATGACGTTACCGCTAATGATAGAGATTTG ttgGAGAACGAAGTTATGGTAGATCCTTGGAGCAGTATGGACTCATCCAATTCGCCATTAACAGATTCCGGACCATCAGCTAGCGAGGACTGTACCCCGTCTACCTCCAGTGAAACACGAAACCCTAGAAGCGTCTCATCTCCAGAATCACCGGACACGCGCCGCAAACGGGAATCAAAGGACACGCAGAATACGTATCAGGCCAAACAGAAACAAATCGCAGACAAGGCGCGTGCCCGTGACTTCACACTGGACTTGGAGACGTTACCAGACGCCATACCCCGCCGCTCAAACTTTCTCGATGATGAGTTTCAACTTCATTCAAACACAAATCTAGAATGTAGGATTCCAAAACCTCATTTCCTAGACCACTCGCCGTCACCCGATGAATTGGATGAACGAAGCGATATCACCAATCCCAATTTCCTTGAAGATGACGATGTCGATGATAATCAAGTACATAAGAAAGGAGCTCTTCCAAAAAGACAGACGAAACCTCAGTCTTCCACACAAGAAGATAGGCCACATCGAACTAGTTATCGAAGCGCTTTACATTACGGACTCGAAAACGCAGCTAGATCGAGTGAACGACATAAAAGAGCATCCCAACTGTATACCGGGACCTGGCCGGGAGAACGTGACGTCTGGACGGGTCACGATACTTCAAGCGTTCGCAGCTTCTCGAGCAATGGTTCCAGTGACTGTCCCAGACCATCGTCAAATCTAGAAAACAAAATGGAGTGTGTGTGCTCTTTGATTTCACTACTCAGTTTATCTCCCGAAAACAATGCCGATTTGAGCGGGCCGCTTTTAGATATGAGCAGATCCGTCGAAAGTTGTATAGCAATGCGACAAGCAGGTTGTATACCACTGTTAGTGCAATTGATCCATTCAAAAGTCGCCAGAGAAACCAGAGATCGTGCCGCTAAAGCTCTGAGAAACATTATTCACACGCAGACAGATGACAAAGCGGGTAGGCGAGAGGCCCGGGTGTGGAGGCTTTTAGAACAGGTCAGAGAATACTGTTACTCCTTGGAAGATATAGTAGAAAATAGAAAAGAAGGGAAGGAAGCGTTAGACGACGATACAACAAAACATCCCAGTCAAAGCGTGGCCGCTTTGATGAAGTTATCGTTCGACGAAGAACATAGACATGTGGTCTGCCAGCTCGGGGGACTCCAAGCATTGGCGGCGTTGGTGAGCGGCGACCAAGCGGCACATGGGAGCAGAACCGATGACGGCACGTGTTTGACGATGCGAAAGTACGCGGGAATGACCTTAACCAATTTAACGTTCGGCGATGGAAACAATAAGTCGTTATTGTGCTcgtttaaagattttatgatGGCGCTCGTCGAACAATTGGAGTCGCCCAACGACGATATGCGACAG GTCACCGCTGCCGTCCTAAGGAACCTGTCGTGGCGCGCAGACGCGAACAGCAAGCAAGTCCTCCGAGAAGTGGGCGCAGTTAAGGGCCTCACCAAGGCCGCCATGACCTGTCAAAAGGAAGCCACTCTCAAATCTGTGCTTTCCGCTCTATGGAACCTCACGGCGCACTGCTCCATGAACAAAGTGGCTCTATGTTCGGTGGACGGAGCTCTAGGCTTCTTAGTCGATATGCTCAGTTACAACTCCCCCACGAAAACTTTAGCGATCGTCGAGAACGCAGGTGGCATCATGCGGAATGTGTCCAGTCACATTGCCGTCCGAGAAGATTACAGGCAGATTCTCCGCGAGAGAAATTGTTTAAGTGTCCTTCTTCAGCACCTCAAGTCTCCGAGCCTCACCGTGGTCAGCAACTCCTGCGGCACTCTGTGGAATTTGTCTGCGAGGTGTCCGCAAGATCAGCAGTTTCTGTGGGACCGAGGGGCGGTGCCGATGCTCAGGAGTCTCATTCACTCGAAACATAAAATGATAGCTATGGGATCGAGCGCCGCTCTCAAAAATCTTTTGAACTCGAAACCCGGAAAGACTCACATAATATCTTTGGACACGACGGCGAGAAACATGAACTTACCCGCGTTACCGACTCTGGGCGCTAGAAAACAGAAAGCGCTAGAACAAGAATTGGACCAAAACTTAGCTGAAACCTGTGATAACATCGAACCGGCAACTTCTCCGTCGACGAGCAACAGAGAAGAAAAGAGTCTCTTCGTCGCCACGGAGAGGCAAATAGCGATGAATCTGGAGAGACATCGGATGACGTCCAGTTCTCCCTTAATGGGAACACTGGGGTCGCAGATATCCTTGAGTCATAGCGCTAATCTGGCCGGCTATTTGAGTTGCAGCAACACCTCGCCGAAGGGAGCGCTGACATCTCGCTCGGCAACCGGAGGCAGTTCCGACGACGTCGACAGATCGGGCAGTAAAGATTCAGTGACGAGCACGCATTCCGATTCGGTCTTCGAAAAAGTGTTGCGGACCGGAAAAGTGCCCGTGCCGACGCCGAGGAATAAAGACCTCATGAAAACCGATGGCGCCGAAGGGCCGAAGAGCTCCGGAACCTCGTCGAAGAATGCGGCTCTACTCGGATACGCCAGTCAGCCTCCCGTCCCTCCACCGCGTAGTTCGACAGATTCGAGAACTAATTATACAGAATCCGGTTACGACGTCGACCAGGATTCTTGTGACCAACCTATCGATTTTAGTAGAAAATACTCGGAGACCAAAATAGTCGAATCGGAACCTGTCGGCAAAGCGAAGATTCCAaacaaaaagtacccaaagaAAGGGAGCGGCACCTTCGGCGATTACCAAGAGACGGACTTGGATCAGCCTACCGATTACTCCCTTCGCTACGCCGAGCTCCAATCGGAGACCGGGTCGGATACTTCGGAACCGCCCGGGCCTTCGATCGACGAGGACACCATAAAGCACTTCGCCACGGAGGGCACTCCTTACGAGACTCCCATAATCTTCTCCACGGCGACGTCTATGTCCGATTTACGCGTGATCGGCAAAGACGGAAAGCCGAAAACGTCCAACGCGAAGGAAAACCCCGAAGTTATGACACATTCCGACGAAAAAGACACTTGTTCCATCGAAGATCCCCCGAGGCACGACAACGACGTGGCCGTGTCGACTCCGCAAACGTGCGAACCGGTTCCGGATAAGAGGGAGATGTTCGACACGAAATTCAGCTCGGGCACGATCAGTCCGGAGAGACCCGTGAACTACTGCGACGAGGGCACCCCCGGATATTTTTCCAGAGTCAGCTCGCTGAGCAGCATAGGGGAGCCGACCGAAGAGGACTGCCTGGCCAAGAGGAACGCCCAGGCCACCATCAACGTCGATCCCGGCCTGCGAGATCGAAGCACCGGCAGTTCCGGAAAAGACAAAGAGG CTTCGAAAGCGGTGACGTTCGCCAGTGAGCCGGTGGAAATGCAGGACGCGTCGGGAACGACGTCGGCGCGCACGTCGTCGCCCCAGCGGTTCATCGAGGAGACCCCACTCATGTTCTCGCGATCCAGTTCCTTGGGTTCCGTACCCGAGTGTGAGCATCAGGACGATCAGGGCTCCGTGATTTCCGAAGTCAG CCGGCTAACTTCGGGATGCATATCCCCGAGCGAGATTCCCGATTCTCCGGGTCAGAGCGTCCCGCTGTCCCCTCGGTCTCGGCACAGGGTTCGAGATCCGCCCACGGAACCCCCCACGCCCCCGCCGC CGGATTGCGGCGCGGGCTCGGTGTTCGAGGAGCGCGTGTCCCGGTTCGTGGTGGAGAACACTCCGGCCCATTTCTCTCGGAACACCAGCCTCTCCAGCCTCACCATCAACGACGAGCCTAAG TCTTCGCCGTTGGCCGACACGACCAATCCGGACGCCGACACGTCGGCGGAAAATATCGAGCACGGAGTGGACGACGACGG AGACCCGGACCTCCTTCCCGATTTGGGTGGATTCAACAAGAGAACGAAAG GCAATCAGACCCCCGGAGACACGTGCAAAGTGTACTTCACCGAGGACACGCCCGCCGTCCTGTCGAAGGCGGGCAGCAACTCCAACCTGTCGGTGCTGTCCGTGGAGTCGTCGGCCGCGGGGCTTCGCCCCGCCGACACCTCGGACAGCTCCAACCTGAGCGACGCGGGAGACCTGCTCGAGGAGTGCATCCGGAAGGGTATCGCTCAG GTCGTGAAGAACAAGGGGCCTTCGTCCGACGCGTCCCCGGTCCGCGCCCACCGCGTCAGGGACGACGTTTACGTGAGTCATCCGTTACAGAGATCGTTGCCGTCGTATCTCCGCTCCTCCACGGAGACCGTTCTGGCGTCGCACGAGCCGACCCTCGCCGGAAGCGTGCGGGACGG CGCGAGTCCCTCGGGCCCCCCTCCGCTGCCCCCCAAGACGTCTCCCCGAGCCCCGCCGAGGCCCCCCGCCGCCCGCTCTGCGCTCCGCTTCGACG ACCTTCCGGGCGACGAGGGCGGCGGACGGCCCCCCGTCGCGACGGCTCTCGCCGGGAACGACTCGCTGAGCTCCCTCAGTCTGGACTCCTTCGGCTCGACGGACAGAGAGATCTTCGAGGAGACCGTCCAGGCGGGGCTGTCCAGCGTCGACCGCGACGCCCGCTACGTCGACGACTCTCTCGGCGCGAAGGCTCGCTCCGGGGTCGACGGGCAGCCGAGGCATCACAAATCCCTGGACAGAAGCGACAAGATCACCCGGCTCGAGCTCCGACTCCGCGACCCCGACTCCGACCGCCGGTCGAGGTCCGACGGAGCGAAGGGAGCCGGGAGGAGGCCCGCCGCTCCCCCGGCCGGGATCGACCGCGGGCGGGACCGGAGCGACTCGCCGAGCTCGCTCAGCAACGACTCCTTCGGCTCGACCGACAAGGAGGTGTTCGAGAGGTGCGTGCGCATGGGCATGGCCGAGCCGGCCGAGAGGCGCGGCCGCAGCGACGACCGCCTCGAGGCGCGAGAGTCGAGGCGCCGCAGGAAGGACGAGACGCGCGGAGCCCTCGACAGGATGGTCGGCGAGGAGTACTCCCGCGACCGAGCCGTCCTCGAGGAGGCGATCGCCCGGGGGGCCGGCGAGCGCCGGAGGCCGCGGGGCCCCGACGAGGAGCCGAAGCCAAAAAACGTTCCGGCGCCGCCTGCGCTTCTCGCGGCCGCAGGCGCGCGCGCCGATCTCGCGCGAGAAACTGGCTCTGATCCGACCGACTTCGACGTCCGATCGCACTCCATCATCTTCTTCGGACCGAGCGAGCCCCCCGCCCCCCTCGAGTCCGAATTCGACCGATCCAACGAGTGCCTCGCCCCGGAGTCCGCCGACGCGGCCGTCGAGTCGGAGAAGGGCGAGCTCGACAGATCCAACGAGTCGTACGCCGACGCCTTGGAGAGCTCCTGGAGCGACGACTGCCATCGGCCGGGCGACGCGGGGACGCCGACGCGCAGGAGCGGGAGACCCGACGACGTCTCCAAGCACGACACGTGGAACGAGAACACCTGCCCCGACGACGTCACCTTCCCCACGGTCAGCGGATCGGTCCATTTGGTGTCGTCCGTCGGCAGCGATCCGGGAGACCCGGCCTCCGCCCTGCCCGACCTGCTCGAGAAGAGCGACGCGCGTCGTATATTTTTGAGGCCCGATCTGACGGATAAGCTCGGCGAGGACCGACCGCTCTTGGACGACGTGCCGGAGCCCAGTTACGCGTCGCTCGTGGAAGACGGCGAGCAGAAGTTCGACTCCTTGATGGCGGCCGCGATAGAGCAGGAGGCGGCCCGGCTGGCGGCGCAGCTGAAGCTCTCTCTGGAGAATGGCGCGACGTCGTCCACTTCGGCCTCGATCGATCTAGATCGCGTGAATCCGCCCTCGAACTTGGGCAGTCTGCTCTCGTTGAGCGCGTCCGGGCAGTGGGAGGACGCGTCCGCGCACGCGCCCAAGAGGAGCCACAAGACGAGGAAGAAGTCCCTCCCGGTCGCGTCGATGGTGAAGCGGGCGCTGAGTAACTCGCATCATTTGGGGAGTTCCGAACACCTCGACGCCCCCCACGTCACCATTCTGGACAACGTCAAACCGCCCTCGGAGATGGAGAACGTCGACATGGAAGGGAGCATGATATCCGTGTCCAGCATCGTCTCGGAAGCTGCCGACCCGAGAGACAGGCCTCCGATCCTCTTCGACTTCGGCCAACCCGTGCGAGATTTCCCCCTCTCCGCCATGACGGGCGCGTTCCACGACTTGGACGGAGTCAACCCGCCCTCTCTGTTCGACGAGATGGCGGAGTCCACTCTGGAACTGGAGCAGACGACCGCGCAACTCGTCCTCGAAGACTGCGAATCGACGCTGAACGTCGTCACCGACATTCCCTCCGGTTCGGACGACTGCACGCCACTACCTTCCGACATCGGCAGCGTCGAATCGACTCCGAAGAGACCGAGAGACCCCGCGCACTTGACGCCGAAAGAGAGACGAAAAATATCTAACGATAGATATCAAACTTACACCATAAAAGATTCGGTTTCGCAGAACGAGTTCACTCCGGAGACCGAGGAGCCGGAGGAGTATCTCACTTGGACCAAATCCGAAAGCGACAGATCCGAGGACTACGCGACGGCCGATCGCGAATCTCCGTCGAGGAGGCGAACGAGCGCGAGACAGCGACGTCTGGAGGACAGAGCCAGGTACCAGACTCAGACGGTCGACGTTCGCGCAGCGTTCGCGCCCGAAGCCCCCGCGGTCGTCCGTCCGAAGGGAGTCGATCCCGAGATAGAAAGTCTGAAGCGACGATTGGCCGCGAAGAAGACCGTCAAACAGAGGCGGACAGAAGACGCCGAGAGGTACAGGACCAGAACGCTCAGCGAAGACGTCCCTCCCTCCCCTACGTTCGTCGCCGAGGACGCTAATTTTGAAAACGTCGAAACCACGACCGGCTACGACAGCCTATCCTCGAACGAACCGAATCATCAACAAATATTAGACGAGCGACGCGGGGACGACGTCTTCAGAGACGTCGACAGCGGACACAACGAGGACGACTTCGACGTGAATTCTGCTCACTTGGAGACGTACACCGAAAGCTTTGGAAACTATCTACCGGTCGTCGGGAGTCCGGCCTCGGTGGACTTGTGCGCGGTCAACAATTTGAAAAACATCGAAATGACGGCGTCGTATCGACGAGCGTTTCGAAGCGATACAAATCAAAATCTGAGCACCGGCGACTTCGCGAGTCTCGAAGGCGACGCCAATTCCGAGGGCAGAGCTCGATCCGAACCGGACACGGAGCTGAACTCGAATCCACCGAAACCCAAAATAGTCAAACCGGAATTTCGAAGGGACAGAAGTTTGGACTCCAACGACTCGGGTGACGGAGAGCGAGAGAGTCCGAAGCCCGTCAGAGGGAGGAAGAAGGCCGCCTACGTCTCTCCGTATCGGAGGAGCGCGCCGGCGCCCAAGAAAGCCGCGACCCCCCAACTGAAGTCCGTTCCGAAAGCGTCCACGACTCCCAAATCAAACTCAATCTCCAAACCGATTAAAACTCCGCCGAAAGTCCCGAGTGCTACTTCTTCCCCTAAAAAGTCAGTTCCGAGCAAAACCTCTCTCATCAAAACGGCGCAAAAGGCTTCGGCGACACCTTCCGCCGGCAAATCCGCGCCTCTGGTTCGACAGGGAACGTTCACCAAGGAAGAGAGTTCGATTCCGCCTAAGAATCTTCCGATACCGGAAGCGAAGCCCGGCCCGGGCGCCGGGAGCGCGACGTCTCCGAATAAACCCTCGGCCAACACGTCTCCTTCGAGGCTTCCTCGGTTCGGTCGCCCTCGAGCGCAGACTTCTAGAGCGACACCGCAACCCAAACAGACCAAGACTTCGGCCAGACGCAACGAAACCGCTCTGAAGAATTCCCCGTCCAGCCAGAGCCTACAGAGCAACGACAGCGGGAAGACCGTCGTCCTGGCTCGGGGCTCCCGGCAGGGCAGCGCCTCGAGCGTGAACTCGATGGCTTCGCCGAGACGGAAGGACGTCGACAGTAAAGTAGCAAATCTTTGGAGGAGGGCGGAGCGGACGCGCAAGCTGCCGGCGAGGAGCGACAGGAAGGTCTGGATCGAGAGCGACGAGACCGAAGCGCCGAAACTGATCAGAAGCTCCACTTTCGAGGGCCGACCCGAGCGGGCGGTCTCCGCGGCGACGAAGCAGAAGACCGCGATAGGCATCAGAGTGTCGCAAATACCCAGCCCGAGGCCCGGGTTGACTCCGGCCGCGAAAGCCGTCGGAGCCCTCGGGAGACCGGCTCTCGCCAAGGGTCCGAGGAAACCGAGCGGACGAGTGACGTCCTGA